Proteins encoded together in one Thermomonospora curvata DSM 43183 window:
- a CDS encoding DNA polymerase III subunit delta' produces MSVWDDLVGQQAVAERLAAAAAAGARVLAGGERAAGGMTHAWLFTGPPGSGRAGAARAFAAALQCREDPPGCGHCPSCHQVLQGTHADVEVVRPEGLSYSVKEARELVLRASSAPTGGRWRIVLFEDADRSTEAAANALLKAIEEPPPRTVWLLCAPSPEDLVTTIRSRCRVVTLRTPPAAAIAEALIQRDGIDPKVAAEAARAAQGDLARARRLATDPEARRRRAEVLALPGRLNGLAQAVNAAAALVAAAEADAKAIAEELNETETAQMRRALGENDKGRMPRGTAGVLKELEKRQKSRASRVERDALDRALLDLAFYYRDVLALQLGSAVELVNGDREAELRALASAGTPEATLRRLEAIMECRRRLDANVQPLLAFEAMTMALRAG; encoded by the coding sequence CCGCGGCGGGCGCCCGGGTGCTGGCGGGCGGCGAGCGGGCCGCCGGGGGCATGACGCACGCCTGGCTGTTCACCGGCCCGCCGGGGTCGGGACGCGCCGGCGCGGCGCGGGCGTTCGCCGCCGCGCTGCAATGCCGGGAGGACCCCCCGGGGTGCGGGCACTGCCCGTCCTGCCACCAGGTGCTGCAGGGCACCCACGCCGACGTGGAGGTGGTGCGCCCCGAAGGGCTGTCCTACAGCGTCAAGGAGGCCCGGGAGCTGGTGCTGCGGGCCTCGTCGGCGCCGACCGGGGGACGCTGGCGGATCGTGTTGTTCGAAGACGCCGACCGTTCCACCGAGGCCGCCGCCAACGCGCTGCTGAAGGCGATCGAGGAACCCCCGCCGCGCACCGTGTGGCTGCTGTGCGCGCCGTCCCCGGAAGACCTGGTGACCACCATCAGGTCCCGCTGCCGGGTGGTGACGTTGCGGACCCCGCCCGCCGCGGCGATCGCCGAGGCGCTGATCCAGCGGGACGGCATCGACCCTAAGGTCGCCGCCGAGGCGGCCCGGGCCGCCCAGGGCGACCTGGCGCGGGCCAGGCGGCTGGCCACCGACCCCGAGGCCCGCCGGCGGCGCGCCGAGGTGCTGGCCCTGCCGGGGCGGCTGAACGGCCTGGCGCAGGCGGTGAACGCCGCCGCCGCGCTGGTGGCCGCCGCGGAGGCCGACGCCAAGGCCATCGCCGAAGAGCTCAACGAGACCGAGACCGCCCAGATGCGCCGCGCCCTGGGGGAGAACGACAAGGGCCGGATGCCGCGCGGCACCGCCGGCGTGCTCAAAGAACTGGAAAAACGGCAAAAGTCGCGGGCCAGCCGGGTCGAGCGCGACGCCCTGGACCGGGCGCTGCTGGACCTGGCGTTCTACTACCGGGACGTGCTGGCGCTGCAGCTGGGCTCCGCGGTGGAGCTGGTGAACGGCGACCGGGAGGCCGAGCTGCGCGCCCTGGCCTCCGCCGGCACCCCGGAGGCCACGCTGCGGCGGCTTGAAGCGATCATGGAGTGCCGCCGCAGGCTGGACGCCAACGTCCAGCCGCTGCTGGCGTTCGAGGCGATGACGATGGCCCTGCGCGCCGGCTGA
- a CDS encoding DUF427 domain-containing protein: protein MDAQREVRIEPSAKRVRAYLGGEAIADSLRPFLVWEVPYYPTYYFPVEDVRTDLLVPEEESKPSPTLGEGRVFTVKTEKATAPKAALRYPDSPVEALRGLVRLEWDAMDGWFEEDEEVFTHPRDPYHRVDVLASSRHVRVEVDGVTVAESSSPRLLFETGLPTRYYLPKPHVRTDLLEPTGTVTHCPYKGQAEYWSVRIGDRTYPDLAWSYRSPLPESQKIAGLIAFYNEKVDIYVDGVKQERPQTPFA from the coding sequence ATGGATGCACAGCGCGAAGTGCGGATCGAGCCCAGCGCCAAACGGGTGCGCGCCTATCTGGGCGGCGAGGCGATCGCCGACTCCCTCCGCCCGTTCCTGGTCTGGGAGGTCCCCTACTACCCCACCTACTACTTCCCGGTAGAGGACGTCCGGACGGACCTGCTGGTGCCCGAAGAAGAGAGCAAGCCTTCCCCCACACTGGGCGAGGGGCGGGTGTTCACCGTGAAGACCGAGAAAGCCACGGCCCCCAAAGCCGCCCTGCGCTACCCCGACTCCCCCGTCGAGGCGCTGCGCGGCCTGGTGAGGCTGGAGTGGGACGCGATGGACGGGTGGTTCGAGGAGGACGAGGAGGTCTTCACCCACCCGCGCGACCCCTACCACCGCGTGGACGTCCTGGCCAGTTCACGGCATGTCCGCGTCGAGGTGGACGGGGTGACGGTGGCCGAGTCCTCCAGCCCGAGGCTGCTGTTCGAAACCGGCCTGCCGACCCGCTACTACCTGCCCAAGCCGCACGTCCGGACGGACCTGCTGGAACCCACCGGCACGGTCACGCACTGCCCCTACAAGGGGCAGGCCGAGTACTGGTCGGTGCGCATCGGGGACCGGACGTATCCGGACCTGGCCTGGTCCTACCGCTCGCCCCTGCCGGAGAGCCAGAAGATCGCGGGGCTGATCGCCTTCTACAACGAGAAGGTCGACATCTACGTGGACGGGGTGAAGCAGGAACGTCCACAGACGCCCTTCGCCTGA
- a CDS encoding fructosamine kinase family protein has protein sequence MDRRRLERLTGAAAEQVTALGTGHAWSLWRVRLADGRQVFVKAADDRPGLFAAEATGLRWLAEGAGHAAPVPEVIAVDDHMLVLPWLPAEPPSPQAAERFGRELAALHAGGADSFGAPWQGFIARLPLDNTPADRWPRWYAERRIAPYLRLAARHLDRAEVGLVERVMAEIETLAGPEEPPARIHGDLWSGNVLWSGGRAWLIDPAAHGGHRETDLAMLALFGAPYLDRILDAYREVHPLAEGWRARVPLHQLHPLLVHVALFGPSYRGAAVEAARAALRASR, from the coding sequence ATGGACCGGCGGCGACTGGAACGGCTCACCGGCGCGGCGGCCGAGCAGGTCACCGCGCTGGGCACCGGTCACGCCTGGTCGCTGTGGCGGGTGCGCCTGGCCGACGGCCGCCAGGTGTTCGTCAAGGCCGCCGACGACCGGCCGGGACTGTTCGCCGCCGAGGCCACCGGGCTGCGCTGGCTGGCCGAGGGCGCCGGCCATGCCGCGCCGGTGCCGGAGGTGATCGCCGTCGACGACCACATGCTGGTGCTGCCCTGGCTGCCGGCCGAACCGCCCTCCCCGCAGGCCGCCGAACGCTTCGGCCGTGAACTGGCGGCCCTGCACGCCGGCGGCGCCGATTCCTTCGGCGCGCCCTGGCAGGGGTTCATCGCCCGGCTGCCGCTCGACAACACCCCGGCCGACCGGTGGCCGCGCTGGTACGCCGAACGCCGGATCGCCCCCTACCTGCGCCTGGCCGCCCGCCACCTGGACCGCGCCGAGGTGGGGCTGGTCGAGCGGGTGATGGCGGAGATCGAGACGCTGGCCGGGCCGGAGGAGCCGCCCGCCCGCATCCACGGCGACCTGTGGTCGGGCAACGTGCTGTGGTCCGGCGGCCGGGCCTGGCTGATCGACCCGGCCGCCCACGGCGGCCACCGGGAGACCGACCTGGCGATGCTCGCCCTGTTCGGCGCCCCGTACCTGGACCGCATCCTGGATGCTTACCGGGAGGTTCACCCTCTCGCCGAGGGCTGGCGGGCCCGTGTCCCGCTGCACCAGCTGCATCCGCTGCTGGTGCACGTGGCGCTGTTCGGGCCGTCTTACCGCGGCGCCGCCGTCGAGGCCGCCCGGGCGGCGCTGCGCGCGTCCCGGTGA
- a CDS encoding low molecular weight protein-tyrosine-phosphatase, whose translation MAEWIVRHHVEEAGLDVEVDSSGTDGWHVGEGADHRTVRTLTRAGYRVAHRARQFEPSWFDRYDLIIAMDRGHRRALRAMAPDAEALGKIRLLREFDPAAGDDLDVPDPYYGGRADFEHVRELIEAAVPGLLEEIRNALKDR comes from the coding sequence ATGGCCGAGTGGATCGTGCGCCACCACGTGGAGGAGGCCGGGCTGGACGTGGAGGTGGACAGCTCCGGCACCGACGGCTGGCATGTCGGCGAGGGCGCCGACCACCGCACGGTGCGGACGCTGACGCGGGCCGGGTACCGCGTGGCGCACCGGGCCCGGCAGTTCGAGCCGTCCTGGTTCGACCGCTACGACCTGATCATCGCGATGGACCGGGGGCACCGGCGGGCGCTGCGGGCGATGGCGCCGGACGCCGAGGCCCTGGGCAAGATCAGGCTGCTGCGCGAGTTCGACCCCGCCGCCGGCGACGACCTGGACGTCCCCGACCCCTACTACGGCGGACGGGCGGACTTCGAACACGTCCGGGAGCTGATCGAGGCGGCGGTCCCGGGGCTGCTGGAAGAGATCCGCAACGCGCTCAAGGACCGCTGA
- a CDS encoding PSP1 domain-containing protein: MVMAVSFTRYGRLYYLDPGPYSPKVGDKVLVPTDAGPEVAECVWPPQWVSEDIGGLPVCAGMATEEHLARDEANRRRRAEGRSIAKRLIRKHGLPMKVIGVDYLDADNIFKVYFSAPHRVDFRALVRDLARTVKARVELRQVGPRDEARLQGGIGPCGRDLCCATFLKDFEPVSVRMAKDQDLPVNPLRIAGACGRLMCCLKYEHPLYVEAHRRMPRLGQRVDTPEGSGQVVARNVPADEITVRLDDGRRCSCPAASVCAPRRQHDAAYGRTD; this comes from the coding sequence ATGGTGATGGCAGTCAGCTTCACCCGGTACGGGCGGCTGTACTACCTGGACCCGGGACCGTACTCGCCCAAGGTCGGCGACAAGGTCCTGGTGCCCACCGACGCCGGCCCGGAGGTGGCCGAGTGCGTGTGGCCGCCGCAGTGGGTCTCCGAGGACATCGGCGGCCTGCCGGTCTGCGCCGGGATGGCCACCGAGGAGCACCTGGCCCGCGACGAGGCCAACCGGCGCCGCCGGGCCGAGGGCCGCAGCATCGCCAAGCGCCTGATCCGCAAGCACGGCCTGCCGATGAAGGTCATCGGGGTCGACTACCTGGACGCCGACAACATCTTCAAGGTGTACTTCTCGGCCCCGCACCGGGTGGACTTCCGCGCCCTGGTGCGGGACCTGGCCCGCACCGTCAAGGCCCGGGTGGAGCTGCGCCAGGTCGGCCCCCGCGACGAGGCCCGCCTGCAGGGCGGCATCGGCCCGTGCGGCCGGGACCTGTGCTGCGCCACCTTCCTGAAGGACTTCGAGCCGGTCTCGGTGCGCATGGCCAAGGACCAGGACCTGCCGGTCAACCCGCTGCGGATCGCCGGCGCCTGCGGCCGGCTGATGTGCTGCCTGAAGTACGAGCACCCGCTGTACGTCGAGGCCCACCGGCGGATGCCCCGGCTGGGCCAGCGGGTGGACACCCCCGAAGGCAGCGGCCAGGTGGTGGCCCGCAACGTCCCCGCCGACGAGATCACCGTCCGGCTGGACGACGGCCGCCGCTGCTCCTGCCCGGCCGCCTCGGTCTGCGCCCCGCGCCGCCAGCACGACGCCGCCTACGGCCGGACGGACTGA